The Meriones unguiculatus strain TT.TT164.6M chromosome 16, Bangor_MerUng_6.1, whole genome shotgun sequence genomic sequence cacacattcacataagcttttttaaaaatatattatttatttattatttatacagcattctgcctgcatgtgtgcctgcaggccaggagagggcaccagttctcattatagatggttgtgagccaccatgtggttgctgggaattgaactcaggaccttgggaagaacagccagtgctcttaacctctgagccatctctccagcccttgttctatttttttaaagaatgatttaTTTTAGCCAGTCAGTGTTGGTACAGgactttaatctcagcgctctggaggctgaggcaggtggatctctgagttcaaggccagcctgatctacaaagcaaccagggcagccaaagatacacagagaaaccctatcttgaaagaaaaaaaaatgctgtacaTACGTTGCTGTACATATGTTTTTCCATTATGTTTGCCTGTGTCCTTGAAGGCCAGAGGGCATTatatttcctggaactggagttacagacagctgtcaACTACctcgtgggtgctggaaatcaggcctgctggaaaagcagccagtgtgttttgttttgtttttgagacagggtttctctgtgtagccttggctgccttggacgtactctgtagaccaggctggcctcgaactcacagatcagcctgcctctgcctcctgagtgctgggacaagAGGTGTGCATTACCATCACCACCTGGCAGGCCAGTTTTCTTAGCAGGTCCCCAGACCCTGGTACTTGCAGTTTAAAAACACTGTTTTATAATTCAAAAGTAGGTCATGGGTGACTCACTATCCTTTATCTGAAGGAAGAGACTGAGGTATCAAACTCAAACGTGTTTAGGAATTAAAACCCAGCTGTGCCTTTTAATAATCCCAAAACTGCTGTTGCTCTGGATGGTTTCCCTTGCACATAATAAATATCACTGCAGGggttgtgagatggctcagagcatctCAGGTGCTAAGCCTGACCACCTAGCTTGAGCCCCAAAACTCACAAGATCTCCTCTACCTTCCACATTCAGTCCACACGCAAATACACACTTACACAAATAAAATACACAGTAAACATCACTGCAAGCTGGGCCTCTAGAGTGCCTGGGCTGAGTGTTTATTCCTTCAACCGGTAACTGTGGAGAGCCTTCTCTGACAGGCACACTGTTGCACACTGGATCACAATGTAGCGTTTTGTCTGCAATTGGACAGGAAGGCTATGTGTGCCAGGGCACGCAGGCACAGGGCAGGGAAAGAGCTGTCCTATTCCTGCTggtctcaagatgagattttcgGGGTTTGGACACAATTCCACTCTTTTCCAcaacctcactcttgctcccagcacttgggaggcagaggcaggaagaacttGAGTTTAaagtcaggctggtctacagaccaggttccaggacaaccagggccacacagaaaccaaagtaaataaaataaaaatacagggcTGGCAAGATTGCTCAGTCGTTAAGAGTTtatgctgatcttgcagaggacccagtttgggttttttgtttgagacagggtttctctgtatagccctggctgtgctggaactcagtctgtagacctggaactcagggatcctcctgcctctgcctcctgaatgctgggattaaagacacgtaCCACTGTCTCCTGATGAGTACCCTGGttttattctcagcacccacatagcaggtCACAACTCTCTCTAACTCCATTTCCacgggatctgacgccctcttctggccactgcaggcactgcacacatgtaatGCACAagcatacctgcaggcaaaacacccatactcataaaataatttttattataaattaaaacCCTACTTTGCAGCCAAGAAGAATCCCTTCTCCTGTGCACCGTGAGTCTCTCCACCTGTGTCTGGCCCCAACCCCATCCAGCCTTGGAGGATGACTCATATCACAGGCCTTATCTCTCCTCTTCTGACGTTTTCCTCTGGGCTGAATCCTTCCCTCTGGCCTccagaccacacacacactcaaaacacAACAAAGCACCTCATTGACTTCTAGTCCTCCCCCTTCTCGTTCCCAGACAAACAGCTGTCAGCTGACACTGCTCCCTCTTCTAAATCTGTTTGATTGTTTCCCAGCCTTTTGGCTCCTGAGGAtagctcttttatttttatttatgtgcctgtatgcacacacatgtgcgtgtgtgcatacaGGCACatgctcaagcacacacacatacacacgagtgGCAGGCCAGAGGGCCAGAGAAGGGCAtcagatgctctggaactggagtcccAGGTGATTAAAGGCCACCAAACTCTAATCCCGGGAAGAGCAGCGAGTATTCGtatcatccctccagccccactgaGTGCTTGGGGTTTCCCTGGCTCAGTTCTGGGCTTCGTTCTTTTTCCATTCATTCGTTCTTTCTTTTAACGTACTGTGTGCCAATcgtgtgaaggccagagaacgACTCTGCGAAGGCTCTCTCTTCCACCCCTCCACAGGTTTCTGAGTTCCGAATCAGGCTGTCCTCGGGCTTGCTTGGAGAATGCTCTACACACTGAGCCATTCTGCCACCCTAGCACAGTTAGTTCTGATAAGCAGGCACTAGATAAGAACAAGAGCAGCGTCTGCCCGAGACAGGACAGGAAAAGTTCCTCAGCTAATGAGTGTTGACGGGGAGGAGACAGCCAGGAGTAGAGGCGGAGGGAAGCAGCTGTCATGCCTCCAGATAAGAATGGACCCTTTCAAGAATAGGACATGCCCTCTCAGATGTTTTTCATCATCTTTGTGCCAGAGACACTGGCATTAGAGGTGAGAAGATTGGTCCACCCTCTGATAAGAGAGGGCTAGATCTCTTCAGCGGACACTTCACAGCCATAGCATGCTCCTAGCTAGCTCGCTGAGAGGTGAGCAGGTGATTGCGCTCCTCTGACAATCAACTAGAACTCAGGGCTTGGATGTGTCTTGTTTGGCTGGCTTCTGCCATCTGCCCAACAACTCTGATAAATCCCACTGAACAGCAAGGTGCCTCATTCCTGTGCTGCACACACCACAGCTTCTTTCATTTGAATGCTTTCaccatttgcttatttatttcctGAGGCATATAACCACAAACATGCGgttatttcttcttctccttcttcaaaaGACAGGATCTAGCTACATAGCCCAGCTAGCCTGGAATTCTTGATCCTACTGCTTCaccttcctgagggctgggattacaagcatgagccaccaagcctggtttAAGAGTCACTTTTAAGGCATTAAAAGGAACAGGAGGGATGTGTAGTGGTTAGAGTTCcttatagaggacctgggttcaagtctcagcacccacatggtgctccagttctagggtatcCAAGGCTCTcctgtacatacatgcaggccaaacactcatacacattaggaagaaagaaagacagagagacagagacagggagagagaaagaaggaaaactttgagggctggagaggtggctcagtggttaagagcactggctgttctcccagaggacccaggctcaataccagcacccacctggcagctcatacctgtctgtaactccagttccaggggctccaacctcctcatacagacatacatgtgtgcaAAGCGCCAACGCACCTcaactttctttaaaaagtaaaccCAACACAGAGAACCACAAAATATGCAAACCACTGTTACAAATATAAATTAAGGTTGCGAAGACGAGATTGCTGCCAAAAGCCTGAGCCCGCATAGAGGAGAGCAACTCTGGGAAgctgacctttgacctccacaccatGATGTGGTGCGCCCCcccccaataaaataaaaattcaaacagTTAAAATCCATAGCTCTTTCACATCCTTTCACTTTGCAAGACGTCCACGAgattcaccagcctctgcctgcGAGGAGGTTCACGGTCAACGCCGCTCGCTTTCACTGCCCTCTTCCTTCTGCACGCCTCCCTCTCCTGCCAACCGGGCACTTACCGTTGCTGAGCCAGGATCCTGTCAAGGACACATTCTCCATCCACTGCCCTCACGTGTCAGAACAGCACTTAGCGAACCCCCTATGGGTTTTAACTCAGAAACCAAATAGCTTGCCACCTGCCTTGACACCTACTCCAGCCTGgggattcaaaacaaaacaaccaaacaaaaaacaacactcCAGTGCTCCAAGACAAAGCTCACGGTGACCCTTCTCGGGCCTCACACCAAAGTCTTTAAAAACTGTCCCCAACACCCGACTCTCCATCTTTGTCCTTTGATGCTTAAATGTTAAGCTCAACAACAGACGCTTTTTAGCACCTTCCTGTCAAACAGACACCTGTCCATGGGCAGAAAGGCATCCCAAAAGACTTCTGCTTTGCATACAGTTCACGCCTGTAACCATAGCTGACAGCTCAAACTCCAAGCTGAAGAAACATTTCTCCAACCagctttctctcactctctcgttatttgagacagggttcctctgtgcagccctggctgtcctggaacttgctctgtagaccaggctggcctcaaactcagagatccgcctgcttctgcctcccgagtgctggaactaaaggcgtgcaccaccaccatcgccaccaccacccagccattTGAAGTGGAATGGGATAGGCTGTGACACTGGGGAACTAAAGCAAAGCAGGAGTTGTTGCTACTTCTTGTATCAAAATCATTCTTTTAATCTCCACAGGTTAGGTCTATCTTTcatctggagaaatggcttgatGGTTAGGtgcacctgctgctctttcaCAGGGCCTGGGttcctttcccagcacccacagagcagtTCACATCCACCTGTTAACgtcagttccagggatctgacgccTCTTCTGGCACCCACGAATACTGCATATTCGCGGTGCACATAGATGCACACAAAacaatcatatacataaaatgcaagtaaataaatctaaaaacaaaaacccaatctACCTTTCGTGAAAGAGAAAGCAGCTATCAGATTCCTCTGGGTAACCTGAAGAAAGTCATCAGCTATATCACAATAGTCTCAAGTTCATACTTTTGTGAAATAAAAGCGCTTTTAAAAagtagaagggaaaaaaaagtctcatttatCTTGCCCAGGAAACAAAACTAACGAAAATAGAAAGCCTGCACAGCTAGCCCAGTGACCATCGGTGGTTCTTTTTCTATCAGCAATGTGACATCAGGTACACAAACATGAACACGCGACCACGTGACCCTCCCTCGccctccacccagcagggaatttGCCACCCAGTGACACCTGTCCTGACACAGTAGTGGAAGAATATTCTCTCTTCAATCAAGAATTTGTGCTTGaggcttggattttttttttttttttttaatggaaaggaGGCTTTGGACTTAATTCCAACTTAACTGAATGGCTCTCGTTTTATCCCCATTTTTCTCTGCGGGAAAACGCAGATATATGGGTAAAATTTCAAGCgagtatttttttttgggggggcagattaaaaaaaaatcccaattaaaaaacaaaaatggaggttGGCAGCCAGGGTGGAGGATGGGCCTGCAGCCGAGAGATGCTCGGGCCGCCCGGGTCCAGACGGCCCGGTGGCTGCAGGCAGCGCTCGAGGACGCCAGCCGAGCCGTCCGCGGCTGCCGCCCTGGGCTCCTGCCAGGGACTGCGCGGCCTGGGCTGCCCACTAGCACCCTCGGGTTGGTCCGGACTTGAGGCTAGGCTCGTTCACTTCCGGTGACAAATCCCTCCCACCGCCTCTGGAGATAATGTACCGTTCCCCCTCGCCCTCCTAAGGACCGTCGGCCCTAGACGGAGGGAGGCGCCGGGGCCGGGGCGTGAGCCCCGCGCGGCCAGCGGCGCCCGACGGAGAGCGGGCGGGTGGGGGCGGCCTGTCCTCCTCCCCCGCTCCCCCTCCGACTGCAGCAACTGgccattaaattaaaaaaagatgtgttTCCAGGCTCCCCCAGGGACCCCGGGGCCCGCTCCGGCGAGGAACCCAGGCTGCCCCGCCGCGGGGCCGCGCTCGCCTCCTTCCCGCCCCAGGGGCTGCCCGCGGGGACCCGCGCGTCCCCCGCCAGGCCGCGCCGAGCTGCAGTGAATGGGGGAGGGTTACCAGGGCGGCAGGGGCCGGCTGAGGTGATGGAAGGTAGAGgggaattttaaaaagcaaaagaaaacccCCCCAGAGGCATGCAGGCGGCTCCCTGGCCAGCTGTTCCAGCTGCAGCTTCCTCCGGCGCGGCCGGGGAGGTGCGAGAACCCCCCCCTCCATCCTCCTCGCGCTACCTGTCCCCCACCACCGTCACAAGCACACACTCCTTCCCACCGCCCCGCAGCACGTCTCCGGCCCGTAAGGGGGTAGCGGGGaggagctggggggagggggaggcctgCGAGTTTCTAACCTCGTTCTTATAAACAAACCCACATGTGCAGCTGCCGCTGCTGCAACTCACCCCACAATCCCGGATATAAGTCCTGCccctttaagaagaaaaaaaaaaaaaaaaaagagcgagCTTCACCCGcctgcctcccaccccacccATCCACCAGGACCtttgtctccccaccccctcctgtcatccggccccgcccccgccccgccccccagGGCGAGGAAGCCAATAGGCGAGGAGGATATGGCGGGCTCTGACGTCACGGCCGCCGGCCAATCGCGGGGCGCGTTGGTGGGAGGCCGCGCGGGAGGGCGCTCGGAGGGAAAGGCGGCCGGTGAGGGAGCCCGGAGTCAAGATGGAGGGTGTGGACTGCTCGGTGCCCCTGGCGGACGCCGCCGCCGGGGCCCCGCGGGACCTGAGCCTGGTGCCCGAGCGGCTTCAGCGGCGCGAGCAGGAGCGGCAGATGGAGGCGGAGAGGCGCAAGCAGAAGCGGCAGGacgaggaggtggaggaggagaagagcgCCTTCTTCGCCGCCGCCTTCGCTCGGGAGCGCGCGGCGGCCGAGGAGCTGCTGCGGGGCGAGGCGTCGGCCGAGCGGCTGGAGGAGGCGGCCAGCCGGCTGCAGGGGCTGCGGAAGCTCCTCAACGACTCGGTCCTCTTCCTCGCCGCCTACGACCTGCGGCAGGGCCAGGCGGCGCTGGCGCAGCTGCAGGCGGCCCTCGCCGAGCGGCGCCAGGAGCTGCAGCCCAAGAAGCGCTTCGCCTTCAAGGCGCGGAAGAAGGATGCCGCCGGGGCCGCGCAGGTAGACGCCGCGCCCGGCGCCTCGGCGGCCCCCTCGCCGCCCCTGGCCCGGGAGGAGGGGACCCCCGGGACCAGCTGGGCCTGTGGCTTCTCCAACCTGGAGTCCCAGGATCTGGAGAAGAGAGCCGACGAACTGCACCAGCGCGACATCCTTTTGAGCGACCTGACCAACTGCACCGTCCGGCTGCGGGGCAATCCCAACACCTTGCGGCTGGCCAAGGCCCGCGGCTGCAAGGTGCTCTGCGGCCCGGTGACCACCTCCGTGTTCCTGGAGGACTGCCGGGATTGCGTGCTGGCGGTGGCTTGCCAGCAGCTCCGCGTGCACACCACCAGGGACACCCGCATCTTCTTGCAGGTGACCAGCAGGGCCATCGTGGAGGACTGCAGCGGCGTCCAGTTTGCCCCGTACACCTGGACCTACCAGGGCATCGACAAGGACTTCCAGGACTCCGGTTTGGATAGGAGCAAAAATAACTGGAACCACGTTGACGATTTCAACTGGCTGGCCCGAAACGTGGCCTCCCCGAACTGGAGTATTCTCCCTGAAGAGGAACGGGACGTCCAGTGGGACTGAGCCCTGGCCGCATGCTGTGAAATCCCGTTCAGTTTACCTCACGCTGCCACTTTGTTAATGTTTGCGCACTTAGGGGCTTGGAATTGTTGAAACTAACCTATTTGTGAGTTCTATTAAATTCATGACAGAGTAACGGGGGCCTTTTTGAcatttccctgccttccttggaCTAAGACAGCTTGAAGTAGGGGAAGAATGCTGGGGTTTTGGGGGATTTGCCGTTTTTATAGTTGATCACAGACCGTGATGAAGTAGGTCTTCAATAAATAATGAGGGATGTCAGGCAAGCTCCAGCAGTGGACAGTTTAAATGGAAGTAGCAAGCCCATAAAAGCTCCATTAATGgctgttctttttttcccttgatAAAAAGGTTTGCCCTGTGTATTTTTCAGCGAGGCTATGAAGATTCCTTCCTGCCTTGCTGAAATCCTCTATTGTTAGGTGTAAAGTTTTAAATGGACTCGACAAGGCACATGAGCCTTCCAACTGTAAGGCTGAACTAGTTACTATGGTACCAGCTGTCGGGCCTCTCCCTTCAGCCTTGTCTGTTTTTCccccccttgagacagggtttcacctggaactagaactcacagaggtccccctgtctctctacctctaagcatctgccaccacacccagatcacATACCTTTGTACATTTAACGTTACTGTTAAGCCCTCAAAAGCTGTGAAAGCAGTCTGTTGGCATCATGTTTCACACCTAGGCATAGAAAACAGGTAGATAGTTGGCAGAAGGTCCCAGCTCCACATGTGCTGCCGGAATTTGAAACCAGGTCACGTGGACCCATCTTATTTTTTTGAAGGCAAGCTCCCGTGCTAGCCCAGGGTGACCTGGAACTTATGTGCAGGCTGGCTTCAGAGCGATCCTCTcactcagcctcctaaatgctgggatttggAGCTTGAGGCTTCACTTCCCAGGAGGACCCCATGTTAGTGCTGATTGTGAGAACTGAGCAAGGAGTTGGGAAGAAGGCCTCTGAATGCCAGCCATATTGTCTTCTCAGTCAGAATTATGCCGTTAGCTGTCATAAAGAATGGAGGTAAACATCCTTCTGAGTTAAGTTTCCCATTCATTTTGCTCTAACACCCTCTGTTACACCTTGTTCCTCTCCAGAAGccagcattcttttctttttgttgtttttttggggtTTCTCCATGTTGCCTTGCTGACCTGTACTAGGGTACCCCGTGTACctggctttgtaggccaggctggccatgaactcacagagatccacctgcctctgactctgggattaaaggtgtacagtACCTCACCTGGCTCAGAAACCAGCCTTCTTAAGTGCAAAACTTGTGTTTTGTCTTTGAGACTTCCCACTGTGCAGCTGTGGCCCTGGCACTGCTGTCATGGAGATCCTCTTGGCTGCCCCTCGGTGCTGagataaaggtgtgcaccacagcacctggcCTCGAGGTTAATttcagaacactttttttttaacatgttttttaCTACCTCAAGGATTAAACTTGTCACCCCTTACACACTTATGCTTAAATTTTGTTTCACTCCAAATGAGGATTTAAAGTAGCTTCATGAGTCCGTGAAATGTGACAGGGCCACAAAAACTAATGGAAAAGGTATGGATATCCTGAGACAGCAGAAGCACTGTTCCTGAAAAAGAAGTGAGCCAGCTCTTCTTCCTCTTACCTGCTAGCCTTGGAAGAGTGTACTAATAGTTGCAACGTCTACTAAGGAAAAAAGTTAGTTACTCAGAAGAAACTGTGACTTCATCTCCGGATAGCAACAGGAGACAGGTGGAGTAAAAGGTCTCGGTCAAGCCCATACATTGAATCCCAAGCTGATCCCCTGCAGGACGAAACACTCCAGTGCCATACATTAAGGGCTTTACAATTCTTTTGTACAGAAAAGCTCATTACATTTAGAAAATTTCAGGCATTGGCTAAGTCCTTCTGTAGACTGGATTTGATCCCCATTaccactagaaaaagaagaataaaaataaaatattgggtgccaggcagtagtggcacaagcctataatcccagctcttgggaggcagatctcttgagttccaggccagcctgaactcaagatctacagagtgagttccaggctagccaaggctacacagtgaaggcctgtctcaaaaaaaaaaaaaaaaccagaaagggaaaaaactattggggctggggaaatggctcagtggtgagcacttgccatgcaagcttgagggcctgagttcagagccCTAACCCATGTAAAAGTGTGTAGTCCTTTGTTTTGATCCCAGTGTGGGGAGGTGGAGATAGGAAGCTAATTGGCCAGCTAGTCTAGACAAAAGGGTGGACTCTAGCTTCCctgagaaaccccatctcaaaaagtaaggtagaGAGGGGAAGACATCTCTGGCCTTAACATAGGTGGACAGAGGAGAGCTCACACCAGACCCGCCAAGTAAATATAAAATGCCTTGCAGTCCCTTAGATCTTAGAATTCTTATTTGCCTTTCAGACAGGGTTTTACGTAGCCCAAGCCAGCCTGGAACTCTTGATCTCCCTGCAAGCCTCAACCCCTAGTGCTGATTGTTAaaaatatgtaccaccatgcctagccacAAAGCAGCAGGTTGTAATGGACAAAAAATGACAGTTTGAACCATTTCGTTTTCTCCGCTGTTCAGGGCTTTGCTGTGGTCCCCTGATCCTCATGTCCCCCATTTCACATCCTATGCCTGTGACTTTGCAAACCCCACCAGATGGACTGATTTTAAGCCACCTAGCTAGCACCTTGTTAACATCCCTcagtattaaaacaaaaacaaacagaaatctaGAGACTGGATTCCCAGCACCGGCAGAGCAGCTCACCCTCcggtaactccagtcccaagggggATTTGACGACCTGGCCTCCGTGAGCACTGCCTGCAAGTATTCACAGGCTTActtgtaggcaaaacatccatatacataaaagggGAAAAAGGATTAGTGTAAAGCTACTCTCCTCTCCCTGCTTGACCTTGGGCCTGGGTATGTTTGGTGAGCAGTCACTCTCACTGTCAGGGTTTCTTTGCACTGAAAAGCCTTTTCTTCCTATGGGTAGCATACACACCGTCTCACCCCGCGCCTTGTTACCGTTATACTTGGAGGTCTTTCCTGTGAGTGCAGATAGCTAGCGGCATCTTGCTCTTTAAAGATTCTTTACACAATTGTTACCGATTCACTTAATCAGCATTTAAAACATTAAAGTTGTCGAtaaactgggcgtggtggtgcatacctttaatcccagcacttgggagtcagaggcaggccaaATCTCTTGATttccgggccagccagggctacaaagagtaAATGGACATCTTTGTAGAAATGACTCAGCGCTGTGCCGTTCTATCTGTAGGCTAAGTACCTAGGACTAAAATCACTGCATCAACAGGCTACAAGCGTGTAGGGTGTTGACATCTGTGGCATTCCTAAGAAGCTTGTTAATTTCCAGGTGTCCTGAGAGTgctgtactttgccatctttgtcaGCACAGCCAGCTATCAGCCTTCTGGATCTTCGCCAATCTGATAGCAACGGTTACCTTCTTGTAGACTAACAGTGATTGTCTCTCCTCCATTATTTAAACCATCTTGTAAGCTGCTATGGAATTGGTCTTTTTAAAGTCTGTCACTCTTGGTCTAAACCTTTCCTAGACTCCCTTTCTCTCTGGGGCTCACTCCTGTCCTCCATCTGTTCCCCTCCTCCCGTTCTTCCAGCTTGTTCCATTTCCTCATACACGTCAGGCTACACCTCATCTGAACCAACAGCCGTTAGTCCCACGCACGGTCTCAGTTAGGGCCCTGGCGGGAAACAGTCTTTTATGAAAAGACTCAGAGAGTAGTTAGTGAGGAGACTAACACAGGAGCTGTTTCTGAAGCTGCAGGAAGAGTTTAGGAAAGCAATGTGATGGTGCAGCTTCCCAAGGGCTGAAGCTGTTATCTGCATGAGAGGCGGGGTGgggaggggccaccacagaagcatAGGTTTCAGGGGAAGAATGTAACCAACCCTGAGGCCCAGCCTTGGGGACTGAATCTCCTACTGCCAGTCACCGGTTGGACCCTACTGGAAATGTCAGAGCAGAGCAGTCTGTTGGTACAGCCCTTATTACTCAACTTCCAGGACACAGACGAGGGAGGGGAAAATGAAGACAGGATGGAGAGAAGCAAATGGAAGATAATTTGGCTACAGACGTTTTCTTCCAAACTTCCTGGGCTCTGTTCCGTCAGGTCCCACACAGTTTGGGTGGATCCATGTACACTGGCCAAAGTTTAGTGTAACTCAAACGTCACTTCCTCTGGGGTTTTTCCGCAGTCTCTGAAGATGTAGCataatgtgtacacacacattctctctgtctgtctgtctgtctctctgtgtgtttttttgtctctctttgtctctgtctctctgtttctctgtctgtctgtgttactttgtctctctgtctctgtctctctgtgtttctttggctctgtctgtctctgtctgtgtttttttggctctctctgtctctgactgtctgtctgtctgtctgtctgtctctttgtgtttctttggctctccctgtctctgcctctgtctgtctctgtttctctgtctctgtctctctgtgtttctttggctctgtctgtctgtctctctctcagtttgAGCAGGACTGGAGATGGAATCCAGGCACACCCTAGGTGAGTGTTTTACCACTGAGCATCCTTGCTGGTCAGGGTCTCATTGTACAGCTGTGGCCTAAAAATCACAGaggcttgcctgcctctgtctcaagagggctgagattaaaggtgtgtgccaccactgcctggctcccagtacttaattctttttttttttttttctagtggcaGTGGAGATCAAATCCAGCCTACATAAGGACTTACCCAatggctttatttttttgtttgactGTTTGACTGTTTGTTTCGAAacagtttctctctgcagccctggctatcctggaactcactctgcagaccaggctggcctcgaactcacagatctgcctgcctctgtctccccgagtgctgggattacagatgtacaccAACCATGCCCAACTAGtggcttcattttttaaaaaacagctgagacaggatctcaagtagcccaggctggcctcagacttgctgtgtagccaaggatagcATTGACTAGCTATCCTTGTAGCTAGCTACAAGGATAGCAACTCCTGATCCAttacctccctgagtgcggagATTACAGTCACATGACACTGTGGTGGTTGGTACAACCCTAGGAATCAAGCCCGCATTCTCCTTCATGCCTCTGAGTCAGGACAACTTGATTTCAGCAAAGTCACTGTTTCTTTTGAAACATTTAAGAAAATATGAGTCATCACAGGGCACACTCTAAAAGAGAGGCCAAAGAACAACTACAGGGTGTGACCAAAGAAACAGTTCTCCAAGGAATAAAAGAGGCCAGTATGAGTGACGGCCCCGGGAACACAGAGTTAGGTGTCCTCAAATACTGTGTTCCAATGTGGGAGCAAATTCATGAGCTTTTTATAGTAACAACAAGAAAGGCAGATGCCAGGTACAGCAAAGCAGGGATAGCTCTGCTACAGGCCTTAGATGCTGTCTGTCAGCATTCTCAGGCCTTTGATTGGTGGAAACCAGGGATCTGTTTCTACATTCCGAAGAATTTACCGAATGGTcacaaaagaccaggaacagaGGAGGGCAGTAAGTGGCTGTGAAGGGCCAGTGATGTCCCAAGATACTGTGGCtctggacctgcaacattccaacctcCCCACATCACCAATGTGCCAGCCAGTCATTCTGCCCTTGCAGACACAGCCTTCTTGGGAGGATTCTAGTTCACAATGAGAATGGAGGAAGCCTCCAGTGTTAGCTGTGACAAAGGAGCAAATGAGGAAAAGGGGAGACCCTGCCTCTGCCCAGGTTGGGTCACTGAATTCCTTGGGGTAAGGGACATTTGTTCATGTCCTACCATAATGATAATTTCCAAAAGAGATGACAGG encodes the following:
- the Tbcc gene encoding tubulin-specific chaperone C; the encoded protein is MEGVDCSVPLADAAAGAPRDLSLVPERLQRREQERQMEAERRKQKRQDEEVEEEKSAFFAAAFARERAAAEELLRGEASAERLEEAASRLQGLRKLLNDSVLFLAAYDLRQGQAALAQLQAALAERRQELQPKKRFAFKARKKDAAGAAQVDAAPGASAAPSPPLAREEGTPGTSWACGFSNLESQDLEKRADELHQRDILLSDLTNCTVRLRGNPNTLRLAKARGCKVLCGPVTTSVFLEDCRDCVLAVACQQLRVHTTRDTRIFLQVTSRAIVEDCSGVQFAPYTWTYQGIDKDFQDSGLDRSKNNWNHVDDFNWLARNVASPNWSILPEEERDVQWD